The following is a genomic window from Bacteroidota bacterium.
AAGAAATTATCCGCCTGTTCTCCAGAACATAGTTGCAGTGTTTTATATTATTTCCATAATTGCGCCATCCTTCTTCTCGCATATAAAAAGGATGTGGATGCTCGGAGTAACGATCATAATTTCTGCAGCTATCACGGAACTATTTTATGAAAACTATTTTGTTTCTGTTTGGTGTTTTTTCGCTTCACTGTTAAGCCTGTCGATATATGCGGTTATGCTGGAGATCCAGGATCCGGAAACGAGAATTTCGTCCCCAACGGTGAATTACACAGCCCTGTAATTCCGTTTGAAACCCCATATTTACCGCTTATACCCTCCCGGATCCATTCGAATCTCTCATGAGAATTATTTCGACAAAACATAAAAAGCCTCTGATATTTTCCTTAGATTTAAATGAAATTAACGTAAATATTTTTTCAATTATTACAGTGAATAGCTGAATCATTAAAACCCTACGAATGAATTTCATCCGATCTCTGTTCTTTTTATTTTTACTTATCGCCGCCCCGCTTCTCGAAGCGCAAATTACAATTACAGATACCGACATGGTAACCGTAAATGATACCATACGACTGAGCGTTCAACAATCACTTATAAATTTCGATGAAACCCTGACCGGCCCGAATTATACCTGGAACTACGACTTTCTTATTCCCGATTCACAGCGCGTAGAAAAGATGCTCGTTCCGGCAAGTACCGGCTATCCCTTTGTCGGCTTTCTTTCCACTTACGCCAGGCCCGATCCTAACCCCGATCCGATCCCTTTTATTTTATTAGGCTCCGTCCCTACCAATGCTTATAAGTTTTACAAAAAACAAACCTCACAATTAACTATTCCTTTCCATGGGATAACCACCACAGGTATTGCTATACCAATGCCTATTACACCTGCTGATGTGGTTTATAAATTTCCCATGAATTATGGCAATACGGATTCTTCATTATCCGGCTTCTCCTATCCTGTCGCGGGTGTTGGTTATTTTCGAAAAAGGCAAAAACGTGTTAATACAGTTGATGGCTGGGGACAACTTACCACACCCTATGGCACATTCAATACTATTCGGGTTAAAACTGTCATCAACATAACTGACTCAATATTCCTTGATACACTTGGCTTTGGTTTTAATTTACCTCAACCTCCCCGCTACGAATATAAATGGTGGGCCAAGGGAAGTAAGTTGCCTGTACTTGAAATTGATGCCACCGGATCAATAATAGGCAACGGCTTTACCGTTACCGGTGTTTTGTATAAGGATAGTATATTAACTACTATGAATATCGCTGTTCAAAGCAACAATACATGCCCCACTGCAAAGCAGGGATCTGCTGTTGCTACTGTTACAGGTGGTCGTTCACCGCATACCTATAGCTGGAGTACGGGGGAAAATACTGCAAGTATAAATGATCTTGAAGAAGGATCGTATAAGGTTACCATTACCGACCGGTATGGTAATACCGCCACCGACAGCACAAAAGTTGATGTAAAAATTGAAGATCCGGCGTGCCTGAATATTCCATCGGGCTTTTCCCCGGATGGAGATGGGGTAAATGATCTTTGGAACATACGTGCATTGAGTGAATTTAAGAATTGTAAGGTGGAGGTTTTCAACCAGTGGGGCTCACTGATATTCAGCTCAAACGGGTACACCACTGCCTGGGACGGGAAATATAACGGGCAGCAGGTTGAAGCGGGCACCTATTATTTTGTGCTGGATCTTGGCAATGGCAGCCCTAAACGCACGGGCCCGGTAACTATAATCAGGTAACAACACGGATAACATCAACATGACACCTTCCAAAAAAAATTTCATAATACCTCAGGCCGCGCCGGTTTGGAGCTTTCGTGATTTCGTGGCTAAAACCCAAATGCTGCAAAAAAGCCGAAATATTAAAGTCCACCAAAAAGTTTTACTTATTATAAAAATTATCATTCAGGACATAAAAAAATATTTTCAGATGCGAAATTTAATTGTCACATTATCAATCTTCATCTGTGCCGCCGTCAGCGCTCAGGAACTTCCCGGGTTCAGTATGTATCTTCAGAATGATTTCATACTGAATCCCGCTATAGCCGGCACAAAAAATTTTGTCCCGGTATCCGTTTCACACCGCAGCCAATGGATCAATTTTAATAACGCCCCGACCACACAACTGGCCAGCGTACATGGAGGAGTGAATGGAAAAGCCGGAGTAGGACTGGCACTCATTAATCACACCGCTGGTCCAACAGGGATGATGTCGGCGCAGTTCTCTTATTCATATAGAGTAAAATTTACGGAAAAAATAAATTTTTCATTTGGTTTGGCTCCGATAATCATACAACATTCGGTGAACAAAAATAAAATATCACTTGACGAACAAAATGACAATACGTTTAACCGCATGAGCAGCAAAACGATCACTGCCGATCTGAATACCGGTTTCTATTTGTACAGCACGAACTATTATGTCGGACTTTCTGTTTTGCAGGTTGCCGGCAACAAACTCAGAAGTGGTGATGACCTGTTTAAGGAACAATTAAAAAGGCATTACCTGCTGCAAGCAGGTATTGATCGCGCCATAGGCGAAAAATACATCCTTACCCCATCATTACTTGTAAAATTCATTGAAAGCGGAGCTCCGGTCCAGTTTGATGTAAATATAAAAGCGACTTACAACAAATTATTCTGGGGCGGCTTATCCTACAGATTCTCCGGCTCCTCAGAGTTCAATGAATCAGCCATTGTATTTGTGGGCGTCACTAAAAATAATTTTTCATTTGGTTATTCGTACGACTACAATTTTGGTTCTATTGGTCAGTTCAGCAGCGGATCGCATGAATTGTTCCTGTGCTATCGCATACCTTATCAACTTAACAAGGAGATTACTGAACCGGCTAAATAAGTATTGCTAAACCGGTAATTCGTTCAGTAATGTCAAAATTACTTCATATTAAAAAAACGCAATTAAAAACCGCAACCTGGGCCGGCGGAACCACCACACAACTTTTTATTTTTCCCGAAAGCGCTGAGTACACAAAATTTAATTTTGATTTCCGCATCAGTTACGCCACAGTCGAAGTGCCCGAATCAACTTTTACCTTTATGCCTGGTGTTACAAGGCATCTAATGATACTGAAAAGTGTACTTGACATTGATCACACCGACCGCTACCAAAAACAACTCAACAGGTTTGATATTGATGTATTTGACGGAGAATGGCCAACCAAAGCGAAAGGCAAGGTGACCGATTTTAACTTAATGACCAGGGGGAAAACAACAGGGCATATTGAATCACATCAATTGCCTTCTACCGGTTCAAAAAGCATTTTGCCTGATAAAAATTTTAACTACACCGGTATTTATTTGTTCGCCGGCTCTATGAACGTAAAAGCAGAACACGACAATTTAATTATGAATGAGGGCGACTTTGCACTGTTTACGACCGAAACAGCTGAACAAATTGAGTTGAATACAAGCTCTCCTTGCGAAATAATTATTGCAAGGGTAAAATTAAACCCGGGTTCAGTGGCCGCTTAAAGTATAAGGGTAGCATAAATAAAATCTAAAGCAGTTCCTGTGCCGTAAATAATACTATTTTTGTCACCTGTTCAATTCATTGAAAACTTTTCATCTAAAAATAAATACCTATGAAAATCACCAACCTTAAAACAATTGCTTTAGCCGCATTCACATTCGTTTCCTTTTCAATGAGCGCGCAACAATTAAAAACACCTGTGCTTAGTCCAACTCAAACATTAAAACAAAATTTCGCATTGGGCGAGATCGGGATCGAATATTCACGCCCGAGCGCGAGGGGACGTGTGGTGTACGGCGAGGTAGTTCCTTTCGATAAGATCTGGAGGACCGGTGCCAACGCCTGTACAAAACTTACTTTCAGCGATAAAGTAAAAGTGGAAGGCAATGATGTACCTGCAGGAACCTATTCACTTTTTACTATTCCCGGCCAAACTGAATGGACCATTATTGTAAACAAAAACGCTAAACAGGCAGGGACAGCTAATTACAAACAGGAAGAAGACCTGGTTCGCTTTAAAGTAAAGCCCACACCACTTATCGACAAAATCGAAACATTCACGATCAATGTAACAGATATTACAACTACAAGCGTCAACATTGAACTTACCTGGGAAAAAACGAGAATCGCCTTTAATGTAACAGCTGCGATTGACAGCGTGATAATGAAAAACATTGAAACAGCATTGGCAGCAGACACACGCCCCTATTTCTCGGCCGCCGGCTATTATTATGATAACGGAAAAGACCTGAACAAAGCCCTTGAATGGAGCAACAAAGCCATTGAACAAAACCCTAAAGCGTATTATGTTGTGCACCTCAAAGCCAAGATTCAGGTAAAACTGAAAGACTACAAAGGCGCCATTGCAACCGCCGAACAATCAATGGCCCTGGCAAAAGAAGCAAAGAGTGATGAGTATGTTAAAATGAATGAGAAACTGATTGAGGAAGCGAAGAAAGGAAAGTAATTGCTGTCTATCAAATCGGGCAAGTCAAGGTGTTGCATGACACTTTGGCTATGGAATGGATTGTATTAGCCTGAAATTATTATGTACTCCCAAACGACACATTGTAAATATGTGTGCCAATTTTCGCATTTTTTCGACATATCATAAAAGCCAATAAGATGACGGATTTTACCAAACCATACAATAATTTGTCCTTAGTGCCTCCTAAAGTAGATGTTGAGACTAAACAAATATTACAGAAAGCAATTACAGGCCTCATGAATCATTGAAAGCATGTTAAATCTCTCCGAGTTAAAAAAGGACTTACTGGTGCAGAACTCGCTAGGCGTTGCTTTATGGATAAGCAAAACATTTCTAAACTGGAGAAGGGACAATTCAATCCTTCACTGTATTATCTCAAGAAAGTATGTGAAAGATTGGAAATAGATTTGGATGAGCTTCTAAAAGGCTTTAAATAAGAGCTGCCTTTACTCTTTTCTTTCCCGTTGGAGAAATACTTTTGCATCATTTTTAAAATCTTGAAGCGAGGTAAATTGTTTATCACAAGTATTGGTAAGCCTCGTTCGATCTTTCTTGGGCAATGTATCATAAGAATAAGAAAGTCTCATAAGAGTTTGTCCAAAATCGCACAATTCATACCCACCATTTGATTTAGGAACGACAAAAACATCTATCATATCTCCATCCTCATGGTAAATGGGCAGATATAACTGATAGATGCCAGGTCTTTTTTCTTCAACCTTTATCTTCTCATTAAAGTTCGACTTTATTTTTTCTAATATTTCGTTCATCATTATAGTTCAAGTGCAATTTGTCCACTCGGTAATGGAAAATATTTAGTTCGATAAGATCAGTATAAGCCTGTATAATGGTAGTATAACCCTACTTTTCTAC
Proteins encoded in this region:
- a CDS encoding HutD family protein, which translates into the protein MSKLLHIKKTQLKTATWAGGTTTQLFIFPESAEYTKFNFDFRISYATVEVPESTFTFMPGVTRHLMILKSVLDIDHTDRYQKQLNRFDIDVFDGEWPTKAKGKVTDFNLMTRGKTTGHIESHQLPSTGSKSILPDKNFNYTGIYLFAGSMNVKAEHDNLIMNEGDFALFTTETAEQIELNTSSPCEIIIARVKLNPGSVAA
- a CDS encoding type IX secretion system membrane protein PorP/SprF; the protein is MRNLIVTLSIFICAAVSAQELPGFSMYLQNDFILNPAIAGTKNFVPVSVSHRSQWINFNNAPTTQLASVHGGVNGKAGVGLALINHTAGPTGMMSAQFSYSYRVKFTEKINFSFGLAPIIIQHSVNKNKISLDEQNDNTFNRMSSKTITADLNTGFYLYSTNYYVGLSVLQVAGNKLRSGDDLFKEQLKRHYLLQAGIDRAIGEKYILTPSLLVKFIESGAPVQFDVNIKATYNKLFWGGLSYRFSGSSEFNESAIVFVGVTKNNFSFGYSYDYNFGSIGQFSSGSHELFLCYRIPYQLNKEITEPAK
- a CDS encoding gliding motility-associated C-terminal domain-containing protein; translation: MNFIRSLFFLFLLIAAPLLEAQITITDTDMVTVNDTIRLSVQQSLINFDETLTGPNYTWNYDFLIPDSQRVEKMLVPASTGYPFVGFLSTYARPDPNPDPIPFILLGSVPTNAYKFYKKQTSQLTIPFHGITTTGIAIPMPITPADVVYKFPMNYGNTDSSLSGFSYPVAGVGYFRKRQKRVNTVDGWGQLTTPYGTFNTIRVKTVINITDSIFLDTLGFGFNLPQPPRYEYKWWAKGSKLPVLEIDATGSIIGNGFTVTGVLYKDSILTTMNIAVQSNNTCPTAKQGSAVATVTGGRSPHTYSWSTGENTASINDLEEGSYKVTITDRYGNTATDSTKVDVKIEDPACLNIPSGFSPDGDGVNDLWNIRALSEFKNCKVEVFNQWGSLIFSSNGYTTAWDGKYNGQQVEAGTYYFVLDLGNGSPKRTGPVTIIR
- a CDS encoding DUF2911 domain-containing protein; protein product: MKITNLKTIALAAFTFVSFSMSAQQLKTPVLSPTQTLKQNFALGEIGIEYSRPSARGRVVYGEVVPFDKIWRTGANACTKLTFSDKVKVEGNDVPAGTYSLFTIPGQTEWTIIVNKNAKQAGTANYKQEEDLVRFKVKPTPLIDKIETFTINVTDITTTSVNIELTWEKTRIAFNVTAAIDSVIMKNIETALAADTRPYFSAAGYYYDNGKDLNKALEWSNKAIEQNPKAYYVVHLKAKIQVKLKDYKGAIATAEQSMALAKEAKSDEYVKMNEKLIEEAKKGK
- a CDS encoding DUF1828 domain-containing protein; the protein is MMNEILEKIKSNFNEKIKVEEKRPGIYQLYLPIYHEDGDMIDVFVVPKSNGGYELCDFGQTLMRLSYSYDTLPKKDRTRLTNTCDKQFTSLQDFKNDAKVFLQRERKE